Genomic window (Alnus glutinosa chromosome 9, dhAlnGlut1.1, whole genome shotgun sequence):
atgcattttttttttttaatttctttatattattcACCACCGatcaatatcaaaacatttccacttttttcactttttatatcacatcaataattttttattactattcaaataaaaaagttcactacaatacaaaattatttcacttttttatacaaattctttttattttatatcacatcatcactttttactaattttaaaactaacccactactctgttctgtacatgtatttatcaaacaaggccttaGATTGCGATTCTAATTTAATAATCATTTCTGCTATTATTATATGCATGCTTTTTTTCATGTAGCAAATGGGAGTCtagtgttataatattattagtttTCCAACGCAATTTTTGTGCTTTACTAAAAAGAATACCGAAAAAAGGGGGGGTTAGCATAAACCAAACCTACATTCCGGCCGGAGAAGCCAATCTGTAACTTTCAACGTTTCAGATCACACCCGTCAAACTTCGTCACTTCCTTTTACTCTCTCCCCATCAGACCAGACAGATGGTTCCTTAGTGGCAAAATGAGAATGGAGTCTGGAACTTTTTCCATCATCTGACCAGAAAATTCATTTGTGGAAAATTAAACTAACCATTTTTCCCCGTCTTCCACGGAACAACTTGCTGCGCTGCAATCTTGTCGGTCAAGAAGTACAACAATTTATAGAGTTGTCTAGAAATGGTATAGCCATGAACAAGAAATATCCCTTCCAAGAAATTTCGATAGTAGAATAACTTATCACTCAAAAATTTTATTCAGGTCAGAATAATTAATCAGATACGGCAATTGTTGTTTCCATCATACAcccagaaaacagaaaaaatattttaaaaaaatatatatacctggAGTGGTCCAGGAGCAAGAACTGAAATTGAAACtctatattttttgttaatccAACTGTTCTTTCTTAATTACTCCAGATCATGCAATAGAGTAAGCTCGGATCACCTCAACTATGGGTGCCCGACACATTGGACATTTTCCTCTACTTTGGACCAACTCATTTGCACATTTTGAACATGTGCACATGTGTCCACATCTGtaacaagaaaatattaaaagaaaacgGTGTAAGGTTATATATATGagcaacaaaaacaaatccACACCCAACTGACAAacaaatttactaaaatttacCTGTACAGTAAAGAATCTATATTGCTTTCACAACATATACAGCAGATTCCTTTCCTCACATAATCCCATTGAGGCTCATCTTTTAGCAATCCATCCCCAGAAATTCCTGCAAGAAACCCATGGCACTTAATACAATCAGTCAACTTGCAAACTTTCAAGATCGGCGCTGCAACCAGCTGTTAGCTCTAAATGGTTTTTGGTAACTTAGCTAAAGAATCGAAGAAAAGGGGAATAAATGGAGATAATGTGGACGTACACAGAACACTACATTCCGTATAAAAGAGCTTTTCTATTGTATCTTTTCTTGCAGATACAATTCCCACACAcccacacaccaaaaaaaaaaaaaaaaaaaaaaaaaaaaaggaaaataatttcaGAAATCAAATACTTCATAAACCTAATTAAGAGACATCATCAATGAAATCCAATATCTAAGGTACATCCACAGAtaaattttacccaaaaaaaaaaaaaaaaaatccaagccAAGGAAACTTAGTTCTACAGAATTTCTACAAGAACCATCACCCATTGAGCTAAATGAAAAAATGGTAGGAGGGAAAGGAGAATTGAAAAAGAGAATGGAGAAAAGCAAAAACTAATGGATCAAGATTCTACAGACCTAGCATAGATCGATTTAGGGCAGCAGACACTTCTTGTCTTATTGAGCGCTGCAACTCAAGTTGCATATCCATGCATGCCTCCAGCATCCTCTGCATGTTATTCATCCTCTGCTGTAGCCTAGCCATGTCAATTCGCAAATCATTAACGACCTCCCACTCCTGCACGAAATGAGCGAAATAGTTCAATTCAAACTTAAAAGTACAAAGTGAATTAAGGTGACAGCTTCAAGCCCATGGTGGATAACTTGTTTTGCTATAATTAGTCAGACACACATCCATCTACTTTTACACTTTAGACAATAACTCAAGGGATTTACAGCAAAAATGATGCTATAATAATAGTTTCAGCctcaaaagaaatgaaaaattcaaaaaactggCGTACGTGGATTGATGTGTTTTTCACTTCTAAACATATGTTTTGGAAAAAGGAATCAAATTCAAAGAATCATAATGGAAAGATGAACGCACAAATCCTAGACGTTGATGCATGTCATGCTGTGGCCAGTTATCATGGTGCAACTCTGGATAATAGAGTGACTGAGAAGGTGGTGTTGGTGGTGAGGAAGGTAAAGCAAGTCGAGGACTCTCAACAGACTCCCTCTGATCGTCATTGTGATTCCCACTCTGATGCCCAAGATCCTGTTCTTCTGACAAACGAGAGGGGGAAGTTCCAGGCAGTTCCCAGTCAATAGGAGCATTACTTTCCCGTCTCTCCAGATATGATTGTATCAACTGGTCAAGATTCTCACGGAAACCACTGTGAAGAAGATTAGAAACTCTTCTCCTGCAAAATGAACAAAAAGtccatgaataaaaaaattgatcattTATGGGACTTTAGTGCATAAGCCCTTCAGTGGAAAATCACATACCTGTTTAGGAGTTCTCTGAGTTCCACATTGTAAACATTATCATCATCAGGAAAATAAAATGTATCAACCCCACTAACTGGAACAGCTTCCTGATCAGAAGGACCTTCTAACCAATGTTCCACAGCCTCTTGAAAACCATTATCCTCATGCCAAACTTCTGGCACTTCTTGCAGATGAGCCTGTTCCATATCTTCATTCCCCAACTCTTGGTGATTAGAAGTAATTCCCAGGTGGTTTTCATCCATATAATCTCTAATCCCGTTACTCcatacattattattatattcaatATTCGCTTGTTGTGAGTCTCTTTCCTCATTTTCCAAGACTTGTTCTGCCTGAGCAGAAGATTCTAGCCGAACTATATCAACATGATCGGATAAACCATGGTTAGAACTTTCCTCAATAATTGGCTCAGATTGTCTATTAATTTCTTCACCAGCTTCTTGCATATTACTACTATGTTCTCCTGATTCATTGAGCAAAGCTTCCGACCACTCACTAGTAGTAGTTTCCTGAGAGTTTCCATTCACACTTTGCCCAGTACCATCTCCCCTTTGAAGGGATACTTCATTCTCTGAAAGTTGTTCCTGCCACTCCTCTTCATGAGAACTAGATCCTTGCCATCGAATATCTTCAACAGCATCATCCCCTAAATCATTGCTACCATCTGATAACCTGTGGCTATTACTCTCCTCATTATTAGGTTCAGAATGCTCACCAAGTTCATCTAGAACATCCTGTGCATTGTTTGCTCGAGTTTGATCATTTCTATTGACATCAACTTCACAGTTGGATGAGGTATCAGAATGGTTGCTGCTTACTTGACCACATACAGAAGTGTCCAATCTGGAGCAAAATCCTTCCCTACTTTCAAGAAACGGGTTCCATAATTATTgccaaaaagtgaaaataacCACCTTTACTTATACATAAATAATTAGGGGGGGAAAAAAATCCAAGAAGCAACATATTTTAAgcaaaatttgacaaaaagtCTCATAGGAGCACTATGAACCAGAAAAGGCAGCAGTCATAAGATA
Coding sequences:
- the LOC133877390 gene encoding uncharacterized protein LOC133877390; translated protein: MAIAGLHNVSVLDSAFLRDSHSQASAQQGDEGRVRTQGSSLLQMWRELEDEHVESRAQQERLVQHRSDRLIADLSRGHVSDSDSNEQRGDWEVMSMSESEYGALSQTQIGSQNEHVDSSNFNCERSSDFGEVERERVRQIFREWMNSGVRERASNVPHMSNSPRAEWLGETEQERVRIIRERVQMTSSQQRDASVDSREEQAADVGTQIERIRDGLLVNQNGGRNEHARRGIRRLCGRQALLDMLRKAERERQTELQGLLEHRAVSQFAHRNRIQSLLRGRFLRNGRLVDNERSASLAESELGLLRQRNTVSGLREGFCSRLDTSVCGQVSSNHSDTSSNCEVDVNRNDQTRANNAQDVLDELGEHSEPNNEESNSHRLSDGSNDLGDDAVEDIRWQGSSSHEEEWQEQLSENEVSLQRGDGTGQSVNGNSQETTTSEWSEALLNESGEHSSNMQEAGEEINRQSEPIIEESSNHGLSDHVDIVRLESSAQAEQVLENEERDSQQANIEYNNNVWSNGIRDYMDENHLGITSNHQELGNEDMEQAHLQEVPEVWHEDNGFQEAVEHWLEGPSDQEAVPVSGVDTFYFPDDDNVYNVELRELLNRRRVSNLLHSGFRENLDQLIQSYLERRESNAPIDWELPGTSPSRLSEEQDLGHQSGNHNDDQRESVESPRLALPSSPPTPPSQSLYYPELHHDNWPQHDMHQRLGFEWEVVNDLRIDMARLQQRMNNMQRMLEACMDMQLELQRSIRQEVSAALNRSMLGISGDGLLKDEPQWDYVRKGICCICCESNIDSLLYRCGHMCTCSKCANELVQSRGKCPMCRAPIVEVIRAYSIA